GCGCTATCCATTGTTCGATGATAAAACAAGTCCCAAACTCTTCAAATAGTTTCTGTTCTCTGCCGTTAGTTTTccaatgtttttcttttgtccTTGTGTTGATGATAACGGCTTGATACTATATGTTGATTGTTGTCGTCTATTGTTGTACGTTATCATGACATAGATGTAAACGTACGATAATATTCTCACCACGAAAGTCAATTAGATTACCGTTTTGAtcagtaattttaattgttagaGATGTTAGCTTCTTAACGTTCACAggcaaataaatgatattttttggaaCTTCGACTATTTTATAGCCTGGCTCCACCATCGGATAGAATTCGTGTAACGTATGCaccaatttgttattaatataggCTCCCGTTGTAATATTGCTCTCGATACGGATAACGTCTACTTTGTTAATATTTACGGGTAAATCTGATGAGTGTAAATAATTGGCATCTAATTCACGCCGACTGAAACCCAACAATGAGCCAATCGAATTCTCCCTATTGAAATAGAGTTTTTCACTACACCTCACTTCACATTGTAAAGTATTGTTATTTGCTTGAAttgttaatgtaatttttttcgggTGGTCCTTATTGTATTGTTGAAGAAACTCTTGTACATATTGATTAATATCATGTATTTCGTAGGCTCCAACCGGTagcataataattaaaatgttaccAATATGAATTTGATTACAGCTTTTGTCGACATTAGCGATCGAATTATACGATTGAAAAGTATATAATGCACATTTGTAGTTTTTTGAGCCAAAATCAATGGGTGGAAAATAATCGACGGTGATGTTACTACTGTTTCCACAAACAGTCAGTGTATACGATGATGATGGCatagtaaatgaaaatttttagaaaaaatcacagttatttatagaaaattttctggTGTTAATAAAAACTGGATACACAGGTGTCCACAATTGTATGTGTTGAAATCTTGATATctcatataattataatttattgtagtaTCAGCACCCAAATATTTAACAAGCTCCAACGGTGGTTGTAAATTTccaaaactatcaaaatattcCGCTACTACACCGCACTTTCTGTAAGCGCACCAGTGTGTCCCCCCATGTCCTGAATCATCTAAATTTATAATTGCGCATTCATTTTTTCTTGGCCTCTGCGGTAAATTGTCGCGCATGAAAACACCACGAAAATATgggatatttttacaatatttatatagatcTAGTTCATTTAGAGGACGTTTCGGTAGTAGCTTCATTGTTAGTTTTTTGGATTCATGTATAAACCAAGGCCGGTCTTGTAGGGCCGCAAAAATAATCCATTACCATTCTTCAAAGCAATCTCCTTCATTGTCTTGTTATGACGTTGTTTTTCAGCAAGCTGTTTTTTAGCATTACTAGCATCAGTAATGGCTTTAGCAACGCCCGCAGTACCGCCGGCTAGTGAACCAATAGCTGAGAGACCAGCAAATAGGGGAAGTAAGAATGGAAGTGCACCGCCAACTTTTGGAATTGGGATGATTCGTGGTGTTCGtacattttttcgtttaattacttttttagcagcagtaaTAGCAACTTTAATTGCATCATTAATGTTGGtggcttttgttttttttaaagcatctCGTGCACTTTTCACGGCCGCTCGAAACGggatttttctttgttttttcacctgcttcttcttcttcttctggCTCCGATCAACATAACCCATCCCCAATTTAACTTTAGCTTTCATGGCGTTTGTTACAGCCCAAGCAGCAGCTCGTTCTCCAAATCCGGCGTCCGTTGATTTAACACGACTCCACGCTTTATCGGCTAATTCTAAATCGGCCTTATGACGGttatttaaatctttatattttgagTATGCAATATCATGATTTTTACATGCACTATCTAACTTGTTAATTCCTTGATCACCTCTCGCCAATCGTGTTTTTAAATCAGTACCAGGTCCACAAAATTGATAGCCGGGTACATGTAGTTCAAATGGTAGGGAATTTATAATGGAATTAACAAACCCTCGACCACAAACTCTCCTCGACGACGATGAATAACGACTAACGTTTCGGTCACgataaatcatattatttattgatttttttttttttttttcgcaacat
The Chrysoperla carnea chromosome 4, inChrCarn1.1, whole genome shotgun sequence genome window above contains:
- the LOC123298951 gene encoding uncharacterized protein LOC123298951 — encoded protein: MLRKKKKKINSGRGFVNSIINSLPFELHVPGYQFCGPGTDLKTRLARGDQGINKLDSACKNHDIAYSKYKDLNNRHKADLELADKAWSRVKSTDAGFGERAAAWAVTNAMKAKVKLGMGYVDRSQKKKKKQVKKQRKIPFRAAVKSARDALKKTKATNINDAIKVAITAAKKVIKRKNVRTPRIIPIPKVGGALPFLLPLFAGLSAIGSLAGGTAGVAKAITDASNAKKQLAEKQRHNKTMKEIALKNGNGLFLRPYKTGLGLYMNPKN